The genomic DNA GACGCGAAACATTTCGGGCACGACGGTTTATCACACCGCGCTTGAGCGTGAATTGGCCGATCTGCACGCCAAGGAAGCGGCGCTGCTCTTTACCAGTGCATATATTGCCAATGATGCAACATTAAGTACGCTCCCTAAAATATTTCCGGGGCTCATTATTTACTCTGATTCACTGAATCATGCGTCAATGATCGAGGGCGTGCGTCGCAATGGGGGTGCCAAGCGGGTGTTTCGCCACAATGACGTGGTGCATCTGCGCGAGTTGATGGCGGCGGACCCCGCGGACGCGCCCAAGCTGATTGCGTTCGAGAGCATCTATTCGATGGATGGCGATTTTGGTCCCATCGAGGCGGTCTGCGATCTGGCGGATGAATTCGGCGCGTTGACCTATATCGACGAGGTACATGCCGTCGGAATGTACGGCCAGCGCGGGGCTGGTGTGGCCGAACGTGATGGGTTGATGGGGCGGCTGGACATCATCAACGGAACGCTGGCCAAAGCCTATGGCGTGATGGGGGGATATATAGCGGCGTCCGGTAAAATGTGTGACGCAATAAGGTCTTATGCGCCGGGCTTCATCTTTACATCCTCGCTGTCGCCAGCCGTCGCCGCCGGGGCAGCGGCCAGTGTTGCCTACCTGAAGCAGGATGCGTCGCTGCGTGAGGTTCACCAGACGCAGGCCCGTATCCTGAAGTCGCGGCTGAAAGCGATGGATCTGCCGCTGATTGACCATGGCAGCCACATCGTTCCGGTCGTCGTCGGCGACCCGGTCCATACCAAGGTTCTGAGCGATACATTGCTGGAGGATCACGGCATTTACGTGCAGCCGATCAACTATCCAACTGTGCCGCGCGGCACCGAGAGATTGCGCTTTACCCCGTCGCCGTTGCACGGGCCGGACGAAATTGACCGGCTTGTGCGTGCTATGGATGCGTTGTGGCAGAAATGTGCGCTGAATCGTGCCGATCTGGCTGGCTAAGGCTTGGCACGTGCAAAGAAAAACGTCATGTGGTATTGTATTGGGAAACAAAAGAGCAGGGTTCGAATCAATAATCGGGACCACAGGCTTTGACGACGAAGGGCAGGTTGCATGAAATTGCGTCGGTTTTCGCGCAAGATTGAAGTGAAAGAAGTCGAGCCAAAAGGCTTTGACAGCTTTGAACTGCGTCTTGGCGATCTGATGCGCGGTGAGCGCGCCACGCTGGGCAAATCCCTGCTGGATGTTGAGCGCGAACTGAGGATCAAGGCCAGCTACGTGGCCGCGATCGAAAATGCTGATCCCGATGCCTTTGACACCCCCGGTTTTATTCCCGGATATGTGCGTTCCTATGCGCGCTATCTCGGTATGGATCCGGATCGTGCCTATGCGGTGTTCTGTGCCGAGAGCGGATTTTCGACCGCGCATGGCATGTCGGCAGCGGCGTCGTCGATCCGCAAGGCTGATGACCCGATTTCCCGCGCCCAGTCGAAACGCGGTGATGATCGCCTGACATCGCCCAGCACGCCGTTCGTGCCCGCGACCGAAAGTTTGTTTTCAAGGATTGAGCCGGGCGCGATCGGATCGGTGACGGTTCTCGTCGCGTTGATTGCCGCGATTGGATATGGCGGCTGGAGTGTGCTGAACGAAGTGCAGCGCGTTCAGGTTGCCCCTGTCGAGAATACGCCGAATGTGCTGGCCGACCTAGATCCTCTGGAAGCGGCGAAGCCCGGACAGGGGACTCCGACGACGCTGGCAGGCAATTTTGCCGCGCCGGAAGATGACACATTGGTTCGACTGTATCGCCCCGAGGCGCTGGACGTGCCGGTAATGGTGGCGCGCGATGCGCCGATTTCCACACTGGACCCGAGCCAGATCGGGACGCTGACGGCGTCGATGCCGCAGACACCGTCGCAGGCCGCCAATCCGGGCCTAACGGGTATCGAGGCGGCCGTAGCGGCGGCGATCAATCCTGGTCTGGTCAGTCCGCAGGTTGTGGCACCACCGACACCCGGCGTGCAGATGGTGGCCGTGCGCCCGGCATGGGTGCGTGTGCGCGCGGCTGATGGCAGCGTCATTTTCGAAGGCATTATGAACGCGGGCGACAGCTATGATGTGCCCGAGACCGAAGTGCCGCCGACCCTGCGTGTGGGCGAATCCGGTGCGATCTATTTCCGCGTGGACGGGCAGCATTACGGACCTGCCGGGCCGCGTGGGTCTGTGACCACCAATCTGGCGCTGGCGGCAGCCGATCTGTCGGGAACATTGAGCGTTGCAGACCTGACGCAAGATTCTGACCTGTCGCGTTACGTCGCCGAGCTGGCACAGGCGCCGGGCCAGCAGTAAGCAGCCCTTTGCATTGTCAAACTGGCGCGGCTTTCCGCGCCGCAGCGATTGCAGCGGGCGGCATGTATCCTTATCTTGGCCCCAAGTCCGAAACCGCGAGGCGAGGAGCCTGAGCTATGTCGCTGAATCACATTCGCCCTTGGCGCAACATCTACCGTCGGGAGAGCCGCCAGATCCATGTCGGCTCGGTTCCGGTTGGGGGTGGTGCGCCGATCAGCGTACAGACGATGACCAACACCGCAACGACGGATG from Roseovarius pelagicus includes the following:
- the hemA gene encoding 5-aminolevulinate synthase codes for the protein MDYTAKLDQAIGRLHDEGRYRTFIDIERRNGHFPHATWRRADGSERPITVWCGNDYLGMGQHPDVLSAMHEALDATGAGSGGTRNISGTTVYHTALERELADLHAKEAALLFTSAYIANDATLSTLPKIFPGLIIYSDSLNHASMIEGVRRNGGAKRVFRHNDVVHLRELMAADPADAPKLIAFESIYSMDGDFGPIEAVCDLADEFGALTYIDEVHAVGMYGQRGAGVAERDGLMGRLDIINGTLAKAYGVMGGYIAASGKMCDAIRSYAPGFIFTSSLSPAVAAGAAASVAYLKQDASLREVHQTQARILKSRLKAMDLPLIDHGSHIVPVVVGDPVHTKVLSDTLLEDHGIYVQPINYPTVPRGTERLRFTPSPLHGPDEIDRLVRAMDALWQKCALNRADLAG
- a CDS encoding helix-turn-helix domain-containing protein; its protein translation is MKLRRFSRKIEVKEVEPKGFDSFELRLGDLMRGERATLGKSLLDVERELRIKASYVAAIENADPDAFDTPGFIPGYVRSYARYLGMDPDRAYAVFCAESGFSTAHGMSAAASSIRKADDPISRAQSKRGDDRLTSPSTPFVPATESLFSRIEPGAIGSVTVLVALIAAIGYGGWSVLNEVQRVQVAPVENTPNVLADLDPLEAAKPGQGTPTTLAGNFAAPEDDTLVRLYRPEALDVPVMVARDAPISTLDPSQIGTLTASMPQTPSQAANPGLTGIEAAVAAAINPGLVSPQVVAPPTPGVQMVAVRPAWVRVRAADGSVIFEGIMNAGDSYDVPETEVPPTLRVGESGAIYFRVDGQHYGPAGPRGSVTTNLALAAADLSGTLSVADLTQDSDLSRYVAELAQAPGQQ